One Candidatus Cloacimonas sp. DNA window includes the following coding sequences:
- a CDS encoding HPr family phosphocarrier protein: protein MKQIEVTVTNKLGLHARPSALLVKAATKYRSDFFIEKDGMRINGKSIMGVMMLAAECGSKLKLIADGVDEDYLLEEIKAMIDSGFGE from the coding sequence ATGAAACAGATAGAGGTGACAGTAACCAATAAACTGGGTCTGCATGCCAGACCTTCAGCCCTATTGGTTAAAGCTGCCACAAAATATCGCAGTGATTTCTTTATCGAGAAAGATGGAATGAGAATCAACGGTAAAAGTATTATGGGAGTGATGATGCTGGCTGCGGAATGTGGTTCAAAACTAAAACTTATTGCCGATGGCGTAGATGAGGATTATCTGTTGGAAGAAATTAAGGCAATGATAGATAGCGGATTCGGAGAATAA
- the hprK gene encoding HPr(Ser) kinase/phosphatase — MKEITVHNFFDAKKKDLALSLITDPETLNKKIGSPYINRPGLALTGYLEVFAADRIQVLGETEVRYLQSLREDDLVSRIREMFKMDIPCIVISKGLTLPPVIEYIANELNIALLSSRLSTINLIENLSRYLSDIFALEKTIHATLVDVFGLGILLTGKSGIGKSECALDLVHRGHSLVGDDLITLRYIDDQLVGKSGREFGYFMEIRGVGFVNVERVFGIARTRQQKTIDLQIELMPWQENMDYERIGLVSNYAEHLGVKIPIIYLPVSPGKNVSVIVEVAAMNMILKGVGYDAAEDFNRKVNEEIRKKTMLKGIEGKSDETDRGDSNQ; from the coding sequence ATGAAAGAAATTACCGTGCATAACTTTTTCGATGCCAAGAAAAAAGACCTGGCGCTATCTTTGATCACCGATCCCGAAACTCTGAACAAAAAAATCGGTTCGCCTTATATCAATCGTCCCGGCTTAGCTCTTACTGGCTATCTGGAAGTTTTTGCCGCCGACCGGATTCAGGTTTTGGGAGAAACTGAAGTTCGCTATTTGCAAAGTTTAAGGGAAGATGATTTGGTGTCCCGCATTCGAGAAATGTTTAAAATGGACATTCCTTGCATTGTAATTTCCAAGGGGCTTACATTACCTCCCGTTATTGAATACATTGCCAACGAACTGAATATCGCTTTACTCTCCAGCCGGCTTTCTACCATTAACCTAATAGAAAATTTATCTCGCTATCTAAGTGATATTTTTGCCCTGGAAAAAACAATCCATGCAACCTTGGTAGATGTTTTCGGATTGGGGATTTTGCTAACCGGTAAAAGCGGAATCGGCAAAAGTGAATGTGCCTTAGACCTTGTTCATCGTGGTCATAGCTTGGTTGGAGATGATTTAATCACTCTTCGCTATATAGATGATCAGCTGGTTGGCAAGTCCGGACGAGAATTCGGTTACTTTATGGAAATTCGCGGCGTTGGTTTTGTAAATGTAGAACGCGTTTTTGGCATAGCTCGCACGCGACAACAAAAAACCATAGACCTGCAGATTGAGCTTATGCCTTGGCAGGAAAATATGGATTATGAACGCATTGGTTTGGTTAGTAATTATGCAGAACATCTGGGAGTGAAGATACCTATCATTTATTTGCCTGTTTCTCCCGGTAAAAATGTGTCGGTTATAGTGGAAGTTGCAGCAATGAATATGATTTTGAAAGGAGTAGGTTATGATGCGGCAGAGGATTTTAACCGTAAAGTAAACGAAGAAATCCGTAAGAAAACAATGTTGAAAGGCATAGAAGGCAAAAGTGATGAAACAGATAGAGGTGACAGTAACCAATAA
- the raiA gene encoding ribosome-associated translation inhibitor RaiA, which yields MQITITARHFELTKAIRDYVESACSKLSKYFDQIITMHVVLALENSRNICELSLHAAKFTLQSETQEMDMYLAIDNAVEKMEGQIKKLKDRITDHQKRALKQQFETYSHTTDFQIDTENKVRKTIKTKRVVTESLSVSEAIEKLEASKEDFLIFKNIESDRINVLVTKDHSVYKLLEP from the coding sequence ATGCAAATCACAATTACAGCCCGTCATTTTGAACTCACCAAAGCCATCAGGGACTATGTGGAATCTGCTTGTTCAAAGCTGAGCAAGTATTTTGATCAAATTATCACGATGCATGTAGTTTTGGCTTTGGAAAACAGCCGCAATATCTGTGAACTTTCACTTCATGCAGCCAAATTTACGCTTCAAAGCGAGACGCAAGAAATGGATATGTATCTTGCCATAGATAATGCGGTGGAAAAGATGGAAGGTCAGATTAAAAAGCTGAAAGATCGCATTACGGATCACCAGAAACGAGCATTGAAGCAACAATTTGAAACATATTCTCATACCACCGATTTTCAGATTGATACGGAAAATAAAGTAAGAAAAACCATCAAAACCAAACGCGTCGTAACGGAATCCCTCAGTGTTTCCGAAGCGATAGAAAAGCTGGAAGCAAGCAAAGAGGACTTCCTCATCTTTAAAAATATTGAAAGTGACAGAATTAATGTTCTGGTAACGAAAGACCACAGCGTTTATAAATTGTTGGAGCCATAA
- the lpdA gene encoding dihydrolipoyl dehydrogenase: MLHSQVAIIGGGPGGYETAIRLAQYEISCIVIEKDNLGGICLNEGCIPTKALVKSAELYLEMLSADKFGLPKQAVEIDYAQILARKNAAVEQLSGGIKYILNRRNIPVIKATATSVRKENGNYVIKTSEGENYSCEYLILATGSETAKLPGITIDEQDILSSTGILQMQELPEELVIVGGGVIGCEFASIFSAFGVKVTIVEFMPQLLIMEDSEISKRLTLQFKKRGVKILTNTGVQSIEKKNRQLELQLNNGNSLTTDKVLMSVGRKPLCNIKIENMELKTEKGAIVIDDFMQTNCDKVYAIGDVTGKLQLAHTSSKQGLLSAEHIAQRLYPERFLAPLKPINYINIPRCTFTHPEIASVGYTQENAESIYDDVIVGKFPFSANGKAVAIGYPDGFVKIIARKTTSEIIGMHILGPSATELIAQGAIMITNKMKIEDIDSVIFAHPTLSEAVMEAMEDLQNISIHKI; the protein is encoded by the coding sequence ATGTTACATAGTCAGGTTGCCATCATCGGAGGAGGACCCGGTGGTTATGAAACTGCCATTCGTCTTGCCCAATATGAAATTTCCTGCATAGTTATTGAAAAGGACAACTTAGGCGGAATTTGTTTAAATGAGGGCTGTATTCCAACCAAAGCATTGGTAAAAAGTGCCGAACTATATCTGGAAATGCTCTCTGCGGATAAATTCGGATTACCCAAACAAGCAGTGGAAATTGATTATGCCCAAATCCTGGCCAGAAAAAATGCCGCAGTGGAACAATTATCAGGTGGCATAAAATATATTTTGAATCGACGCAACATACCCGTAATAAAAGCAACTGCCACTTCCGTAAGGAAAGAAAATGGAAATTATGTGATCAAAACCTCGGAAGGAGAAAATTATAGCTGTGAATATTTGATTTTGGCTACTGGAAGTGAAACTGCAAAGCTGCCCGGAATAACAATTGATGAACAAGACATTCTTTCCTCCACCGGTATATTACAAATGCAGGAATTGCCGGAAGAGCTTGTTATTGTTGGCGGAGGAGTTATCGGCTGTGAATTTGCTTCTATCTTTTCTGCCTTCGGAGTGAAAGTGACTATCGTGGAATTTATGCCTCAGTTGCTAATTATGGAGGATAGCGAGATCTCTAAACGGCTTACTTTGCAGTTCAAAAAAAGGGGAGTGAAGATTTTAACCAATACCGGCGTTCAAAGCATAGAGAAAAAAAACAGGCAACTGGAACTGCAATTAAACAATGGAAATTCTCTAACCACGGATAAGGTCTTAATGAGTGTAGGCAGAAAACCACTGTGCAATATCAAAATTGAAAATATGGAACTAAAGACAGAAAAAGGTGCCATTGTCATTGATGATTTTATGCAGACCAACTGTGATAAAGTATATGCCATTGGCGATGTTACGGGCAAATTACAACTGGCTCATACATCTTCCAAACAGGGCTTACTTTCAGCGGAACATATCGCTCAGCGTTTGTATCCGGAAAGGTTTTTAGCTCCCCTAAAACCGATTAACTACATTAATATACCTCGTTGCACTTTTACGCATCCGGAAATTGCTTCCGTAGGTTATACGCAAGAGAACGCTGAAAGTATTTACGACGATGTGATAGTGGGTAAATTTCCCTTTTCGGCAAATGGGAAAGCAGTGGCAATCGGTTATCCCGATGGCTTTGTAAAAATTATCGCTCGTAAAACGACTTCGGAAATAATTGGTATGCATATTTTGGGTCCCAGTGCAACTGAACTGATTGCTCAGGGCGCCATTATGATAACCAATAAAATGAAGATAGAGGATATCGATTCCGTTATTTTTGCTCATCCCACTCTTTCAGAAGCAGTGATGGAAGCGATGGAAGACCTGCAAAATATATCTATACACAAAATTTAA
- the rpoN gene encoding RNA polymerase factor sigma-54: protein MNTFDQYLSLKQKQELALKPKMLQSLKMLALPILELESYIKQELVNNPLLELREEKDEDDLEEGTFEESAPESSAPIEEIDSSERHLETLSEVQELTEILDNWNDYHSSYENWTGESETDHTEALIRYEEDGKEQFLEQLYPFDLPENETDFITELVDSCDSYGFLPKGYNIAAIAHKYNVTAERAEELHNIVLSLSPQGISARDMSECLMAQLTDEQKQNRILTGLISEHFENLIHRRYQKIASSFCVSEETIMAAKEQIAKLDPKPGLRILSSNAAYVFPDVTMKMIDGEYEIIINDHITPNIIISPHYRKMINRGYFDRETMQYVREKINSAKFLIKSIYMRMRTLERVSLSIIKHQYDFFYLGTGQMQPLTYAVIARDLGVNESTISRVVKHKYAETPYGIYAFKDFFTSTAGFDDDYQSISRQKVKSHLIRLIETENKKKPYSDQELVELLKDEGLNISRRIITKYRDELGILNSHLRRK, encoded by the coding sequence ATGAATACTTTTGATCAATACCTGTCCCTGAAACAAAAGCAAGAGCTGGCATTAAAGCCAAAAATGCTGCAGTCCTTGAAAATGCTCGCTTTGCCGATTTTGGAGCTGGAAAGCTATATCAAACAGGAATTGGTTAATAATCCTCTGCTGGAACTGCGCGAAGAAAAAGATGAAGATGATTTGGAAGAAGGCACTTTTGAAGAATCAGCTCCAGAAAGTTCTGCTCCCATTGAAGAAATTGATTCCAGCGAAAGACATTTGGAAACCCTTTCCGAGGTTCAGGAACTTACAGAAATTTTGGATAATTGGAATGATTATCATTCCAGCTATGAGAACTGGACGGGGGAAAGTGAAACGGATCATACGGAAGCGTTGATTCGCTACGAAGAAGATGGCAAAGAGCAATTTTTGGAACAATTATACCCGTTTGACCTACCGGAAAATGAGACGGATTTTATTACGGAATTAGTGGATTCGTGCGATAGCTATGGTTTTCTGCCCAAGGGTTATAATATTGCTGCGATTGCACATAAATATAATGTAACGGCGGAAAGAGCTGAAGAATTGCATAATATTGTTTTATCCCTTTCCCCTCAAGGCATCTCTGCTCGCGATATGAGTGAATGCCTGATGGCTCAGCTGACTGATGAACAAAAACAAAACCGCATTCTGACGGGTTTGATCTCTGAGCACTTTGAAAATCTAATTCACCGCCGCTATCAAAAAATTGCCTCTTCCTTTTGCGTTTCGGAAGAAACCATTATGGCAGCCAAGGAACAAATAGCCAAGCTTGATCCCAAACCGGGTTTAAGAATTTTATCCTCTAATGCGGCTTATGTTTTTCCGGATGTAACAATGAAAATGATAGACGGTGAATATGAAATCATCATCAATGACCATATAACCCCCAATATCATTATCAGTCCGCATTACCGTAAAATGATCAATCGCGGCTATTTTGACCGCGAAACTATGCAGTATGTGCGCGAAAAAATCAATTCTGCCAAGTTCTTGATAAAATCCATCTATATGCGAATGCGAACTTTGGAAAGGGTCTCCCTGTCCATAATTAAACATCAATACGATTTCTTTTATCTGGGAACGGGACAAATGCAACCTTTAACTTATGCTGTAATAGCCAGAGACCTGGGAGTGAATGAATCAACCATCAGCCGGGTCGTGAAACATAAATATGCGGAAACGCCTTACGGAATATATGCTTTTAAGGATTTCTTCACTTCCACCGCTGGTTTTGATGATGATTATCAAAGCATTTCCAGACAGAAAGTTAAATCCCATTTAATTCGTCTGATCGAAACGGAAAATAAGAAAAAACCCTACAGCGATCAAGAACTGGTTGAATTGCTGAAAGATGAGGGACTTAATATTTCCCGCAGAATAATTACTAAATATAGAGATGAACTGGGCATTTTGAACAGCCATCTCAGGAGAAAATAA
- the lptB gene encoding LPS export ABC transporter ATP-binding protein has protein sequence MHKIRAQNLVKIYGKRAVVNDLSLEMNQGEVVGILGPNGAGKTTTFYMIIGLAKPNQGKVFYDDKDISHKPMFKRARLGLGYLAQAPSIFAKLTVEENILAILQTLKISRKEQKSRLEEAMEELNLTVLAKQKAYTLSGGERRKLEITRTLVTNPTFIFMDEPFAGIDPIAVADIQDIIGKLRNKDIGIMITDHNVLETLKIVNRAYIIYEGKIIVAGSSLELINDETAKEVYLGDRFLENPF, from the coding sequence ATGCATAAAATTCGAGCTCAAAACCTCGTTAAAATATACGGCAAAAGAGCCGTAGTAAATGATCTTTCTCTGGAAATGAATCAGGGAGAAGTAGTGGGGATTTTGGGTCCCAATGGAGCTGGAAAGACCACCACTTTTTATATGATTATCGGATTAGCAAAGCCCAATCAAGGAAAGGTCTTTTATGATGATAAGGATATATCTCATAAGCCAATGTTCAAAAGAGCTCGTTTGGGCTTGGGATATTTGGCTCAGGCACCTTCTATTTTTGCTAAGCTGACGGTGGAGGAAAATATTTTGGCTATTTTACAGACCTTAAAAATCAGCCGAAAAGAGCAAAAAAGCCGTTTAGAAGAGGCAATGGAAGAATTGAACTTAACGGTTCTGGCAAAACAAAAAGCATATACTCTTTCCGGAGGCGAAAGAAGAAAGCTGGAAATTACTCGCACTTTGGTAACGAACCCTACTTTTATCTTTATGGATGAGCCCTTCGCCGGAATTGATCCAATCGCGGTTGCCGATATCCAAGACATTATAGGTAAACTGAGAAATAAAGACATAGGGATAATGATTACCGACCACAATGTGTTGGAGACCTTGAAAATAGTGAATCGCGCCTATATTATCTATGAAGGAAAGATAATCGTTGCGGGTTCTTCTTTGGAACTTATTAACGATGAAACAGCGAAAGAAGTGTATTTGGGCGATCGCTTTTTGGAAAATCCTTTTTAG